A region of the Litchfieldia alkalitelluris genome:
ACAAGGTCGTATCAAAAGCAGTTTATATTGCTACAGCTATAACTGAAAAGAATACACGTGAAATACTAGGTTTAAGCGTAGATCATGAAGAGGATTATGAGTGTTGGAGCCGCTTTTTACAACAGCTTAAATCACGCGGGCTTCAATCCCCACAACTAGTGATATCAGATGCTCATAAAGGACTACAAAAGGCCATACAACGTGAATTTGTAGGAACTTGCTGGCAAAGATGCAACGTACATTTTAAACGTAATATTTTTAATAAGCTACCAAAGAAAGATTCAACTGATGTACGTATGATGGTTAAGCGTATCTTTGAAGCCATTACTATTGAAGACATTCGAATATTCAAAGATGAACTGATAAGCCAATTTGGAAACAACTCAAAGTATGAGAAGGCTTTAGCTATCTTAGAAGATGGTTTCGAAGATACCATTCAGTACATGAATTATCCAGAAAAAATACGTCCACACATACGAAGCACTAATTCTCTTGAACGCTTAAATCAAGAGGTGCGTCGAAGAGAAAGAGTTATTCGTATATTCCCAAATACACAATCTGCTTTTAGATTGATAGGTGCAATATTAATGGAATATCAAGAGTCTATTTACGCTAAAAGAAAATCGTTAATGCATTAGTTGTTTTTTGAACCTTCCATTATGGAATAATCGCATATCCAGGAAAGGCTGTCAAAGTGAAGTGCCTTTGACAACCTTTCCTGGATATGCAAACAAAAAACCATGGAAGAATTCGCAAAAAAAAATGTATGGGGATAAAACAATAAATCACTAAAAAGTTGTTGAAAACATTGTATAAGAATTTTACACAATAATCAGGACTTGACTGCCAAAAGCCATCCAAAGGGAATGAAAAGCGTTGTTTGATTCCCTTTCTCATGCCAAAAGCCATCCAAAGGGAATGAAAAGTGTTGTTTGATTCCCTTTCTCATGCCAAAAGCTAAACAAAGGGAATGAAAAGAACTTTGCCCGCTGGATTCGGCAGGAGTTGAGTGGTTCGTCCTTCATTGAACGAACCTTGTAAAACCTGGTTTATCTATTTGTCAGATAATCTAACTGATATTGTCTAAAATGTTACAAAGATTCTCTCGACATTTATTACTTTTATACAAAAATGTCTTACATATTATCTAGTGTAAACAAATGCATTATTTACTAAGTATTCTTTGAAATTTAGTTTGAAATATCAGAAAATTTTGCATATAATAGCTATATTAGAACAATCAAGAGCCTTCAAACAAAAACCTCTAAATAAACAGAAAACTCCCTTTTTAAGTATATTATATAAGTATAATTAATTACCCTATTAAATCAAATAGTGTCGAAAGGTGTCATACTATTTATTACGAAATATCCAATTTGTTATGTACAATAAGACAATATGAACAAATAAACAATGATATATAGAAAGGATGAAGGTAGTAGTGGCATTAACTTCCCCAACTGAATACGAAATCCACTTATTTCATGAGGGTAATCTTTTTAAGGGATATAACTTATTCGGTGCACATATTCAAGTAATGAACAATGTCAAAGGTACTCGTTTTTGCGTGTGGGCTCCACATGCAAGTGAAGTTAGGGTGGTTGGTGATTTTAATGAGTGGAATGGAATCAATCATTCATTAAGTAGAATCAATAGTGAGGGAATCTGGGCTGGTTTTTTTTCGGATGTAATCGAAGGTGCCATCTATAAATATGAAATTCTGACATCTAATGGCAAAGTTTTATTGAAATCAGACCCATATGCATTTTATTCAGAGCTGCGACCTAATACGGCTTCAGTTGTTTATAATCTAGACAACTATAGCTGGAATGATGATAAATGGTTAAAGCAAAAAAAGAAAAAAAATAACCACACACAACCTTTCTTCATTTATGAGTGTCATTTAGGTTCTTGGAAAAATAAGGACGATGGTAGTCTACTTAGCTATATTGAAATGGCTGATGAACTTATTCCGTATGTTAAGGAACATGGTTTTACTCATATTGAACTGCTCCCTTTAATTGAACATCCGCTCGACCTCTCATGGGGATATCAAGGAACTGGTTATTATTCTGCAACGAGTCGATTTGGAAGTCCACATGATCTTATGTTCCTTATCGATCAGTGTCATCAAAATGACATTGGTGTTTTACTAGACTGGGTTCCAGGTCATTTTTGTAAAGATTCTCATGGTTTATATATGTTCGATGGTGAACCAACCTATGAATACAAACAAGAAACAGATAGAGAAAATTATGTATGGGGTACAGCGAATTTTGATTTAGGTCGTACAGAAGTTCAAAGCTTCTTAATATCCAATGCATTGTTTTGGATGGAGTATTACCATATTGATGGATTTAGAGTTGATGCAGTAGCCAATATGCTTTATTGGCCAAATCAACAAGATCAGCTACACAAAAATGAATTAGCTGTTAAGTTTCTCCAAAAATTAAATCAAACAGTTTTAACACATGATTCTACTATTCTTATGATAGCAGAAGATTCTACCGACTGGCCTAAAGTAACTGTGCCTGTAGAGCATGGGGGATTAGGTTTCACGTACAAATGGAATATGGGCTGGATGAATGACATCCTTGAATATATGGAAGCAACACCTGAGAATCGGGTTCGATTACATCATAAGGTGACATTCTCTCTTTTATATGCCTTCTCTGAAAAATTTATTTTACCCTTTTCCCATGACGAAGTTGTACATGGGAAAAAATCCCTGTTAGATAAAATGCCTGGTGATTATTGGAGTAAGTTCGCGCAATTACGTTTATTGTATGGATTTTTACTCACACATCCTGGGAAAAAATTATTGTTTATGGGCGGAGAATTCGGTCAGTTTTCTGAATGGAAAGAGCTTGAGCAGCTAGATTGGTTATTGGAAGAATATGAAATGCATCAAAATATCCGAAAGTTTTT
Encoded here:
- a CDS encoding IS256 family transposase; this translates as MTHLQFNLDLEVLKESVMNSDIDAVIKSAVVLVLNEVMEKERNDYLRVSPYERSEDRRDYRNGYYERELILNIGRITLKVPRTRNGEFSTSVFEKYARCDQALVISMLEMVINGVSTRKVTQIVEQLCGEAVSKSFVSSLTEKLDPIVKGWANRPLNTRYYPYLFVDAMYIKVREHHKVVSKAVYIATAITEKNTREILGLSVDHEEDYECWSRFLQQLKSRGLQSPQLVISDAHKGLQKAIQREFVGTCWQRCNVHFKRNIFNKLPKKDSTDVRMMVKRIFEAITIEDIRIFKDELISQFGNNSKYEKALAILEDGFEDTIQYMNYPEKIRPHIRSTNSLERLNQEVRRRERVIRIFPNTQSAFRLIGAILMEYQESIYAKRKSLMH
- the glgB gene encoding 1,4-alpha-glucan branching enzyme; this encodes MKVVVALTSPTEYEIHLFHEGNLFKGYNLFGAHIQVMNNVKGTRFCVWAPHASEVRVVGDFNEWNGINHSLSRINSEGIWAGFFSDVIEGAIYKYEILTSNGKVLLKSDPYAFYSELRPNTASVVYNLDNYSWNDDKWLKQKKKKNNHTQPFFIYECHLGSWKNKDDGSLLSYIEMADELIPYVKEHGFTHIELLPLIEHPLDLSWGYQGTGYYSATSRFGSPHDLMFLIDQCHQNDIGVLLDWVPGHFCKDSHGLYMFDGEPTYEYKQETDRENYVWGTANFDLGRTEVQSFLISNALFWMEYYHIDGFRVDAVANMLYWPNQQDQLHKNELAVKFLQKLNQTVLTHDSTILMIAEDSTDWPKVTVPVEHGGLGFTYKWNMGWMNDILEYMEATPENRVRLHHKVTFSLLYAFSEKFILPFSHDEVVHGKKSLLDKMPGDYWSKFAQLRLLYGFLLTHPGKKLLFMGGEFGQFSEWKELEQLDWLLEEYEMHQNIRKFFKELMKLYKKHKPLYEEDHHSNGFEWIDADNHEQRIFSFIRKGSKEDDFLVIVCNFSQESYETYNIGVPVLTDYKEVLNSDDIQYGGSGKVNKKQLESIDTPFHGRPFHIKMTIPPFGITVLRPVKKRGERMINGSKKMRSDVTSGGTGE